CTACCATAGGCCGTATCTATGACCCGGGCGTGTCCGGCGTCCTCCTTAGACCCCAAGGACCTTCGCAACGGTGGAACCGAACTCGCTCGGATTCGGGGCCACGGTCAGCCCGTTGGCCTTCATGATCTCGGCCTTCTCGGCTGCGCTGTCGCCCGCCGCCGAGATGATCGCGCCGGCGTGGCCCATGCGGCGTCCCTTCGGAGCCGTGAGACCCGCAACGAAGCCGACCACCGGTTTGGACATGTTGTCCCGGATCCAAGCCGAAGCCTCCGCCTCCTGCGGACCGCCGATCTCACCGATCATCAGCACCGCGTCGGTCTCCGGGTCTTCCTCGAACAGAGCGAGGTGGTCCAGGAACGAAGACCCGTTGATCGGATCGCCGCCGATGCCGACGGACGTGGAGATGCCGATGCCGTGATCCTTCATCTGCGCGGCGGCCTCGTATCCGAGCGTGCCCGAACGCGAGATGACGCCCACCCGCCCCTGCAGATAGATGTGGCCGGGCATGATGCCGAGCATGGACTTGCCGGGGCTGATGATGCCCGCGCAGTTGGGGCCGACCATCATGGTCCGGCGGTCGCGCGGATAGCGCATCAGATAACGCTTCACCCGCATCATGTCCTGCGCCGGGATGCCGTCCGTGATCGAGCAAACCAGCCCGATACCGGCGTCGGCACACTCCATGATCGCGTCCGCGCAGAAGGCCGGCGCGACAAACGTGATCGACGCCTCGGCGCCGGTTTCCTTGACCGCCTCTTTGACCGTGTTGAAGAGCGGACGATCGAGATGCCGGCCGCCGCCTTTGCCCGGCGTCACACCGCCGACCACGTTCGTGCCGTACTCGATCATTTCCTTCGCGTGGAATGTACCCTTGTCGCCGGTCATGCCCTGAACGATCACCGGGGTTTTTTCGTCAATCAGAATACTCATTGTGAATGTCTCCGATGATCGTCTTTACGCGGCCTGCAACTTGCCCTGACAGGCCTGAACCGCCTTCTCGGCGGCCTCGGCCAGCGTGTCGGCCGTGATCAGCTTGAGCCCGCTGTCCTCGAGGATCTTGCGGCCCTCTTCGACATTGGTGCCGGCGAGGCGCACGACCAGCGGAACCTTGATGTCGAGGTTTCCGCAGGCCTGAACCACACCCTTGGCGACCCAGTCGCAGCGATTGATACCGGCGAAGATGTTCACCAGGATCGCCTTCACGTTGGCGTCGGAGACAACCAGCTTCATGGCCGTCTCGATGCGGTCCGGAGAAGCGCCGCCGCCCACGTCGAGGAAGTTCGCCGGCTCGCCGCCCGCGTGCTTGATCATGTCCATGGTCGCCATGGCCAGACCCGCACCGTTCACGATGCAGCCGATGTCGCCATCCAGACCGATATAGTTGAGATTATGCTCGGCTGCCTGCGCCTCACGCGGATCCTGTTGCGAGGGATCGTACATGTCGGCGACGTTGTGGCGGCGGAACAGAGCGTTGTCGTCGAACGACATCTTGGCGTCGAGGGCGAGAACGCGATCGTCCTTCGTGACGACCAACGGGTTGATCTCCAGCATCTGGGCGTCGCAGTCGCGGAACGCGCGATAGGCGTTCATGATGGTCGAGACGCAGCTCTGAGCCTGCTTGATCGACAGGCCCAGCTGAAACGCCAGTTCGCGCGCCTGGAAGGCTTGCAGGCCGACGGCCGGCTCGACGAT
This genomic window from Methyloceanibacter caenitepidi contains:
- the sucD gene encoding succinate--CoA ligase subunit alpha, whose amino-acid sequence is MSILIDEKTPVIVQGMTGDKGTFHAKEMIEYGTNVVGGVTPGKGGGRHLDRPLFNTVKEAVKETGAEASITFVAPAFCADAIMECADAGIGLVCSITDGIPAQDMMRVKRYLMRYPRDRRTMMVGPNCAGIISPGKSMLGIMPGHIYLQGRVGVISRSGTLGYEAAAQMKDHGIGISTSVGIGGDPINGSSFLDHLALFEEDPETDAVLMIGEIGGPQEAEASAWIRDNMSKPVVGFVAGLTAPKGRRMGHAGAIISAAGDSAAEKAEIMKANGLTVAPNPSEFGSTVAKVLGV
- a CDS encoding malate--CoA ligase subunit beta, whose product is MDVHEYQAKELLGSFGVPVPKGAVAFSPDQAVYAATELGGWSWAVKAQIHAGARGKAGGIKICKTYHEVREAAQELLGKRLVTHQTGPEGKPVQRVYIEAAEPFEKELYLGYVLDRKAERIRVIASQEGGMEIEEIAKNNPDAILQVIVEPAVGLQAFQARELAFQLGLSIKQAQSCVSTIMNAYRAFRDCDAQMLEINPLVVTKDDRVLALDAKMSFDDNALFRRHNVADMYDPSQQDPREAQAAEHNLNYIGLDGDIGCIVNGAGLAMATMDMIKHAGGEPANFLDVGGGASPDRIETAMKLVVSDANVKAILVNIFAGINRCDWVAKGVVQACGNLDIKVPLVVRLAGTNVEEGRKILEDSGLKLITADTLAEAAEKAVQACQGKLQAA